A single window of Corythoichthys intestinalis isolate RoL2023-P3 chromosome 21, ASM3026506v1, whole genome shotgun sequence DNA harbors:
- the llgl2 gene encoding LLGL scribble cell polarity complex component 2 isoform X2, whose protein sequence is MKRFRRHGHESQRDRLKQDLFQFNKTVEHGFPHQPSALGYSPSLQLLAIGTRSGAIKLYGAPGVEFMGLHDENAAVTQIHFLPRQVELVTLLDDNSLHMWTLRAHTGLSELLEIGRFTLTGPPGAPPSVTRVTAVLAHSSGDLLLLGSEGGHVFIVQVPGFRELEERNISLASVANSVPDDCMGHRSLEHVEALQENPVNPNHIAIGYGRGLIVIWDLEKRHAIQHFPATQQLESLWWTEDRGYILSSHSDGSYCRWKFGEEDENEIEKSDIPYGHFPCKAISKIVQLHTKEGTPFLLFSGGMPRASFGDRHCITVIHNKTHIALDFTSRIIDFFVIKDVSGDPSALVVLVEEELVVIDLEAQGWPVIQTPYLFPLHSSAITCSHHVAAVPVKLWERVLAAGELQKTNYSKKPWPITGGQNLAPDPPQRDLLLTGHEDGTVRFWDASGVCLYPMYTLTTAGVFHTDTDPNDNMHQGAEGEWPPFRKVGCFDPYSDDPRLGIQKILLCKYSGYLTVAGTAGQILVLEINDEAAEQIVEAKVVDLLQGQEGFRWKGHTRLDVREEPVLFEAGFQPFTLVQCQPPAVVTALCLHSEWKLVAYGTSHGFGLFDYQQRNNVFIKCTLNPSDQLAMEGPLSRVKSIKKSLRQSFRRIRHSRVSLRKHHITNTAKLQEANARLEAELAEMELAPVQRKIEARSSDDSFTGLVRILYFADTFLSDSSHNTPSLWAGTNGGCVYVFILRFPSVEHRIDEPITAHPGMGRCTLVGQFQTCLVLASRRSLCGEGRGRDFITRTFFLAIGTASSFFFLETLKWMEHLFKWGLPYLPPSLA, encoded by the exons ATATGGAGCCCCAGGGGTGGAGTTCATGGGTCTCCATGATGAGAATGCCGCAGTCACACAAATCCATTTCCTACCCCGCCAG GTTGAGCTGGTGACTCTACTTGATGACAACAGTTTGCACATGTGGACTTTGAGAGCCCACACAGGACTTTCAGAGCTTCTAGAGATAGGACGCTTCACTCTTACTGGTCCACCAGG TGCCCCTCCAAGTGTGACCAGGGTGACGGCAGTCTTGGCCCACTCTTCTGGGGATCTGTTGCTGCTGGGATCGGAAGGGGGGCATGTCTTTATTGTTCAGGTCCCTGGCTTCAGAGAGCTCGAGGAAAGGAACATCAGCCTTGCTTCAGTTGCCAACAG TGTACCAGATGACTGCATGGGGCATAGAAGTTTAGAACATGTTGAAGCCTTACAGGAGAACCCAGTCAACCCTAATCACATTGCTATTGGTTATGGACGAGGTCTAATTGTCATTTGGGATCTTGAAAAACGTCATGCCATCCAACACTTCCCAGCAACTCAG CAATTGGAGAGCTTATGGTGGACAGAGGACAGAGGATACATTCTTAGTTCTCACAGTGATGGGAGCTATTGTCGTTGGAAGTTTGGTGAGGAAGATGAAAACGAGATTGAGAAATCAGACATTCCTTATG gacATTTCCCTTGCAAAGCGATTTCCAAAATAGTTCAGCTGCATACAAAAGAGGG GACACCATTCCTCCTCTTCAGTGGTGGCATGCCAAGAGCAAGTTTTGGAGACAGACACTGTATCACTGTAATCCATAATAAAACACATATCGCCTTGGACTTCACCTCCCGGATCATTGACTTCTTTGTCATCAAAGACGTCAGTG GAGATCCCAGTGCTTTAGTGGTCTTAGTTGAAGAGGAGTTGGTCGTGATTGACCTGGAGGCGCAGGGGTGGCCGGTGATTCAGACACCTTACCTGTTTCCGCTGCACAGTTCGGCAATCACCTGCTCACACCATGTCGCTGCTGTCCCTGTTAAACTGTGGGAGAGAGTTCTTGCTGCCGGAGAACTACAAAAGACAAATTACTCCAAAAAG CCATGGCCCATAACTGGAGGGCAGAATTTGGCACCGGATCCTCCCCAGAGAGATCTTTTGCTCACAGG GCATGAAGATGGAACTGTGCGCTTCTGGGATGCTTCTGGAGTCTGTCTGTATCCGATGTACACATTGACCACTGCAGGAGTCTTCCACACAGACACTGACCCTAATGACAACATGCATCAAGGTGCTGAAGGAGAgtggccacctttcagaaag GTTGGCTGCTTTGACCCCTATAGTGATGATCCAAGGCTTGGCATTCAGAAGATTCTGCTTTGTAAATATAGTGGTTATCTTACTGTTGCGGGAACAGCTGGACAG ATTCTGGTGCTGGAGATCAATGATGAAGCAGCAGAACAGATTGTAGAAGCAAAAGTTGTTGATTTGCTGCAAGGCCAAGAAGGATTCCGTTGGAAG ggGCATACACGTCTAGATGTTCGAGAAGAGCCGGTACTTTTTGAGGCAGGCTTCCAGCCCTTCACTCTGGTGCAATGTCAGCCTCCTGCCGTCGTCACAGCTCTTTGTCTTCACTCGGAGTGGAAGCTGGTTGCTTACGGCACCAGCCATGGCTTTGGATTATTTGATTACCAACAAAGAAATAATGTCTTCATTAA atgTACTCTGAACCCAAGTGACCAGCTTGCCATGGAGGGTCCTCTTTCCAGGGtgaaaagcattaaaaaatCACTCCGCCAGTCTTTTAGAAGAATAAGACACAGTCGAGTCTCACTACGGAAACATCACATCACCAACACTGCCAAG CTCCAGGAAGCGAATGCTCGATTGGAGGCCGAACTGGCTGAGATGGAGTTGGCACCTGTTCAAAGGAAGATTGAAGCTCGTTCTTCAGATGACTCTTTCACTGGTCTTGTGCGGATACTTTACTTTGCTGATACCTTCCTCTCAGACA GTTCACATAATACTCCTTCCCTTTGGGCAGGGACCAATGGTGGCTGTGTATATGTATTCATACTCCGTTTTCCTTCTGTCGAGCATAGGATAGATGAGCCTATTACTGCACACCCTG GCATGGGGAGATGTACTCTGGTTGGACAATTTCAGACTTGTCTCGTGTTGGCGTCTCGGCGCTCTCTGTGTGGGGAAGGCCGGGGacgggattttataacccggacatttttTCTCGCCATCGGCACAGCGTCCAGTTTCTTTTTCTTGGAAACTCTGAAATGGATGGAACACCTTTTTAAATGGGGCTTACCGTACCTGCCTCCCAGCCTGGCTTGA